In the Panthera leo isolate Ple1 chromosome C2, P.leo_Ple1_pat1.1, whole genome shotgun sequence genome, AATCCAGCTTTGCTAGATTATGAAACACTCCCTTTACCCACACATTACTTCGTATACCTCTGAAACATctgaaaaatacttttctgtGACTTACTAGGCTGTAGGGAATGAGCACTTTTAGATACATTACAATCATCTCTAGAAGAATTTGGCATCTTTCTCCCATTAACATTAACTGAATGTTTCAACTGGATCTTAAAAGATGGCtgccagttttcattttttgagccTCTCCGAGATTCTGAATGCTCTATATCAGTCTGTCTTTTGCAGTTCCTGTGTTTGGAATTTTTCCTCTGTCCATTTAGCAACTTGTCTGGTGGTGAAGATGTAGGACGTAACTGATACTCATCTGGGGATCCTTTTTGCCGGTttggcttcatttgttctttatctACTTGTTTCTGAAGCTGTAATGCTAACAACCTGTCCTGTTCTTCCTGtttatgtctctcaaaaagtaagcGTTCCAAATCTATCAGTTTTTGGGTAAAattgatttctgtttcctcttgGTCTGAGGAAGCTCTGGggaacattttccttctttttgcagAAATGCAGGGATCCCTGACTGCTTCGAATGAAGATTCctggttttttcttttggaagtatCTTCACTGGTCAGGAGGCAAGAgtcttcattttctgtctcaaCTGTGTTACTTTCAATTATCTGTGTCATACCTGATATAGAGCATGCGCTCTCTGTTTCTCCAGAGCATGGAACTCTGGCTTCAGGTCCCTCATGATTTAGGACACATAACTCTTTATCATGATTGCTTGGTCTCATTTTGACTTCTGCTTCAAGGCACCACTCTCTACCACTGGCATATAACTGAGGCATAGGTGACTCTACTGAAGACTTTGCACCTTGTTCTTGAACGTCCATGCCTATTTGCGGAGAAAGTGTTGgcatatcttcttcaatttctgtatCTTGCCTTGTTGGGCTATTTACAATAGTACCGTTAGTTTCctgtagaaaacagaaaaagactgaGTGAACCAGGGGAAAACATCTAGTCATAATATAGAAGTCTAATTATACTGATACTCTAGCTTAATTGTAACTATAAGATAGTTAgcattaagggtgcctgggtggctcagtcagtggattgttcaattcttgatttcagctcaagtcatgatcccagggttgtggaattgagccccgtgtcaggatctctgagcgtggagcctgcttaagattccctttcTTGgcgcatctgcgtggctcagtcggttaagcacctgactgtttccactcaggtcatgatctcgtggttcgtgggttcaagcccacatcaggctccgtgttgatggtgcagagtctgcttgggattctctctccctctctctgcccctcccctgctcactcactctctcaaaataaacaaacttaaaaaaaagaaaaagattctctccttctctctgcccttctcctctgcttgtactctctttaaaaaaaaaaaaatttttttttaacgtttatttatttttgagacagagagagacagagcatgaacgggggaggggcagagagagagggagacacagcccatcagcccagagcccgacgcggggctcgaactcacagaccgtgagatcgtgacctgagctgaagtcggacgcttaaccgactgagccacccaggcgccccatgcttgtactctctcttaaaaagaaaaaaaaaaacaaaaacaacaaaaacatagcGTTACTACTAATGATATACATTAATTGTTAATAGTGTTtttattctgggggtgcctgggtggctcagtcagttaaacgtctgagtcttgactttggctcaggtcttgatctcacagtttctgagactgagccctgcatgaggctctgcactgacagcacagggcccacctggcattctctctctccctatctgcctctcccctgcttgtgcgcatgagttccctctctcaaaataaataaaaacttcaaaaaaatttttgaaatagtatttttattctgTGTGCCAGTTTAGATTAAGGCATTCCCTCATTTTCACTCCCATGAATACCTACAGATTAAAACGTACAAACTGGATTCTATATATGGCCAATAAACTGGCACTAGGACCTGACCTCTCTTTCACCTTACAAACTTCCTCTAGCCCAGAGGTTTTTAGCCCCTTTTTGTGCTATGGACTCTCTACCTTTCAGCATTTTGGTAAAGTTTACAGATGTCTactgaatatttttcaatataaaaataaacacctaGGATTACAAAGGGAACAACCTGTATTGCaacacaattattaaaaatgttttactttctgATGTAATAATGTGTACCCATCAATACACTAAATATTAtgacctaggggcgcctgggtggctcagtcggttaagcggccgacttcggctcaggtcatgatctcgcggtccgtgagttcgagccccgcgtcgggctctgtgctgacagctcagagcctggagcctgtttcagattctgtgtctccctctctctctctgaccctcccccgttcatgctctgtctctctctgtctcaaaaataaataaacgttaaaaaaaaaaaaatattacgaCCTAGTGGCAAGTCTAATAACTTGTAATATTGAAGTAGGGATGAATAACAATATTTCAAGAAACCTGCTATAAATGTAAAGTGATAAAAACCTGTGCTTTCCACTGATGATCAAAGGTACAGCTTTTGCTAATAGTATTATGGTTTCCAGTCTACATTCATAATTAAAGGAATGACAGGTTAGGTGAAAGTAAAGATAAACCTTTTCTTCCATTGAGGTTCGTATGTACTCCCCGGATTCTAACTGTAGACCTTTTCAGGTTAAGAAACTTTGTTTTTGCCAGTATATTTCTTCTCACCTACAGGTCTGAGGTAAGTAAAGACCTAGGATTAGTTTTGACCTTAAATTTTTTACCTACTCTGCTTTGCATTCCTTATAGCATTTCGTATGAACCAATGTGGTTGGACTGGACAAATTCCAGGTTGCTTACCTGGTTTTGCTGTGGgcatgaacaggaaaaatatccCACCCTACAGTGCTTATTCCATCCTCAGTTCCATTATGAGCCAGACCATGTGGACCTGAATCCTCCCTCTATCATCTCTACTTAAGGGACTCGGTACAAGTCTCATATCTCtgtgtgccttggttttcttaaCTGTAAGATGGAACAAGAATGAATACCTACCTTACAGAGCTGGTGCTTGTGATGGAgactgaagaaaataatacatacattatctggcacatggtaaatgaCAATTAAATGACAGgtgagtttaaaaaattttaggaacCTCTTAATAAAGTGTTAACAAAACTTCTCTGTAGGAAATCAACCTTGGTgtcagttcactttttttttttcctggttctatTTTCCTAGAAACCTGATAAAAGTGAAATGTCACCTGTGTTACTAGGCTACAGAGCTTATGGTAAAAATGAACTTACTTGTGAACTGCATCTATACTGGAAGAACTGTGAATGATCTATAAGCACTTAGCGGGAAGCCAAATCTTAGGGCTTCTGTAAGTGACTTACAACTCTTTTGGTGTATTCCTTACCAGGACCCCTGGAAGCTACACCCATGGGCTGTTACAACAAACGGGCACACAGCTTCTAAGCCGGGGTGGTTTCCAAACTCATTTGCATTGTCTCATTTGTAGGCTGTCCCTTAGGAGCTCTGCAGTGAAGACTTTTGCTGCACAGATATGGCTGATGCTGCCCTACCAGCATGCTTTGTTTCCCATCCTGTAATCTTCACTGAAAGTGAAGTTAGTACCAGGCACAGGCTGTTTAATTTTGTGAGTTTGATTGTCTAAGTCAGGGATCCATAAACCATGGCCCATGGACCATACAGGCCACAAAGATATTTACTATCTTGCCCTTTAGAGAAGTTTGCAGACTCCTAGTGTAGGTAAGCCTAAAATGACTAAGAAAGGGGGTTCCATATacaacagtgatttaaaaaaaaaaatgaggaaactacaAGTATTAGCAATCTATAGCGTTAGTAAACTTGCCAAACTAAGAACGTCTTTAGTACCGACATACCTTGGACATGgagtttttcttgctttcttgtaCAACTTCACACTGCGATGCTGATCCAAATTGAGATTTAGGTGACAAAtaccttaacaaaaaaaaaaaaaaaaaagctttaccaAAGTTTGAATGCTTTGACAGACAAGTGGATGTAACCAATATATCACATTAGCTATTTATGTGAAGGTGAAGGTTGTCTGTTTGCTGCTTGGCTGATTTATCAGAAAGAGTATAGTCCATCTCCCTGTCTCAGGTATTTTGGCCTAATTCCAGAGCAAAACTTAAAAGGCCGAATATTAATACTttagtgaaaaacagaaaaggaagtaaaatctaaacatttcttaattctCAACAGAAATTCAAAAGGTACATAGCATCAAAACAACTCAAGACTATATAGTCTTCCCAAAAGtaatggaaattaaattttaaatcaggaGAAAGGAtatgttagtttctttttaatgccAGAAATTATGGCTGTTTACTACATTAAaaagcagttttttaaatgtttacttctcttagagagaggcagaatatgagcaggggaggggcagagagagagggaagacatagaaactgaagcagactccgaagctgagatgtcagcacagagcttgacacggggctcgaacttgtggaccatgagatcatgacctgagctgaagctggacgtttaaccgactgagccacccaggtgcccctgtttactACATTTTGAATTGTTACTATCGAGAAAGTATCCATGATTAGATTCTTTACTATTCTGGCATAGAGATTTTGTtagatacacattttatataaactATCTGCCTAcaaaaatacatatctatcaatttATCAGTATAAGAGCATTTCTCTAAATTTCTAAGCACCTTTAATAGGCTGTTTGTCACTGAAAACATGAAGTTTCTAATATGATGAAAAATGCTGtaaaagaaatgggaataaaaggaCAGGTTATGAGATGgttaagcatatttttaaaactggaaaaaatccaaatacataCACAACTATGCTTAAAATCTCCTAAAATGCTGGCTGTCTTCAAGCAACGGTAACATCGGGTGATTTTCAAAGAGTAGCTAGCTATTGTTTTTAGAgttaaagaaaacaatggaaaaacatCTGATTGCAAATAATATGTAAGTTCCATTGTGTCTAAAACACCATAAATAGTGTGTGAAACAATAAGATAAAATCTAGTCCAAGATCTCATATAAAGAACAAATAACATCCCTTATAAACTAGAATATATAAACCACGTATTTAGTTGAATCATTTCTAAACACTCTGCAAACTTATAAGTACAAGAACTACCTTTTCAACTGATAAGAGAAAACAGGAGCCCAGTTTagtctcatttaaatttttttttcatagctgaAGAAACTCTTCTGCTAATGCTGGATATTAGTTACCAAGATAGAATTATTATAgcataacagtttttttttaaatccacatgtAGAGAACAAAATGTGACCAGATACTTACTCAACATCATCAGGAAAGATTTATGAGCTTGtcttgagtattcttttttttttttttaatgtttttatttttgagaaagagagagacagagcatgagcaggggaggggcagagcaagagggagacacagaatctgaagcaggctccaggctctgagctgtcagcacagagcccgacgcggggctcgaactcacagacggtgagatcatgacctgagctgaagtcagatgctcaaccgactgagccacccaggcgccccagtgagtATTCTTTATAATAACCAGGTAATGTATGAATATGTGCTCATTGTAAAAAAGtaaacagaggggcacctgggcggctcagtcagttgaacacccgactcagctcaggtcatgatctcacagttcatgagttcaagccccacatcgggctcgctgctcttagtgcagagcctgcttcagatcctctgtatccGCCCTGCTGCTcctccactgtctctctctcaaaaataaaaaataaacattaaaaaaaaaaaagtaaatagaaatgttAGACATATACCCTTTTCCATTCCTCTTTGTTTCCTCCCATgtaaccaatttttttaaaaagcatgatttCGATACagtgcttttttaaaacaatcacatccttctgatttccttttttcacttATGTCTTAAAGATCTAAGAGAGTGTATGTGCGTGTGCCTAtttcataaaaaacaaatagtttACAAGAGAACAGttacaaatatatgaaagaatCCTAAGAATCACAACACACTGTGGTTCAGGGAGAGAAATACTGAGGGAAAGGGCAACAGTGAAGATTTTGGAAATATTCTGTAGCTAAACCTGGAAAGTAGTTTATCCATATGTAAAAATTCACCAAAAGTACACTTAAGATTAGTGCACTTTAATATATGTATGTTacaatttttaaagtcttaaaccacattttttttattttattattttttttaatatatgaaatttgtcaaattggtttccatacaacacccagtgctcatcccaaaagatgccctcttcaatacccatcacctacccacctctccctcccaccccccatcaaccctcagtttgttctcagttttaagagtctcttatgctttggctgtctcccactctaatctttttttttttttttttccctcccctcccccatgggtttctgttaagtttctcaggatccacataagagtgaaaacatatggtatgtgtctttctctgtatggcttatttcacttaacatcacactctccagttctatccacgttgctacaaagggccatacttcattctttctcattgccacgtagtactccattgtgtatataaaccacaatttctttatccattcatcagttgatggacatttaggctctttccacaatttggctattgttgagagtgctgctataaacattggggtacaagtgcccctatgcatcagtactcctgtatcccttgggtaaattcctagcagtgctactgctgggtcatagggtaggtctatttttaattttttgaggaacctccacactgttttccagagtggctgcaccagtttgcattcccaccaacagtgcaagaaggttcccgtttctccacatcctctccagcatctatagtctcctgatgtgttcattttggccactctgactggcgtgaggtgatatctgagtgtggttttgatttgtagttccctgaggaggagcgacgttgagcatcttttcatgtgtctgttggccatctggatttcttctttagagaagtgtcttcatgttttctgcccatttcttcactggattatttgtttttcgggtgtggagtttggtgagctctttatagactttggataccagccctctgtctggtatgtcatttgcaaatatcttttcccattccgttggttgccttttagttttgttgattgtttcctttgcagtgcagaagctttttatcttcatgaggtcccaatagttcatttttgcttttaattcccttgcctttggggatgtgtaaagtaagaaattgctacggctgaggtcagagaggtcttttcctgctttctcctctagggttttgatggttttctgtctcacattcaggtcctttatccattttgagtttatttttgtgaatggtgtaagaaaagtggtctagtttcattcttctgcatgttgctgtccagttctcccagcaccatttgttaaagagactgtcttttttccattggatgttctttcctgctttgtcaaagatgagttggccatacgtttgtgggtctagttctggggtttctattctattccattggtctatgtgtctgtttttgtgccaataccatgctgtcttgatgattacagctttgtagtagaggctaaagtctgggattgtgatgcctcctgctttggtcttcttcttcaaaattactttggccacttggggccttttgtggttggttccatatgaattttaggattgcttgttctagcttcgagaagaatgctggtgcaattttgattgggattgcattgaatgtgtagatagctttgggtagtattgacattttaacaatatttattcttccaatccatgagcagggaatgtctttccatttctttatatcttcttcaattacctgcataagctttctatagttttcagcatacagatcttttacatctttggttagatttattcctaggtattttatgcttcttggtgcaattgtgaatgggatcagtttctttgtctttctgttgcttcattattagtgtataagaatgcaactgatttctgtacattgattttgtatcctgcaactttgctgaattcatgtatcagttctagcagacttttggtggagtctatcagattttccatgtataatatcatgtcatctgcaaaaagtgaaagcttgacttcatctttgccaattttgatgcctttgatttccttctgttgtcggattgctgatgctagcacttccaacactatgttaaacaacagcggtgagagcggacatccctgttgtgttccttaTCTCAGGGTCTTAAAccacatttaaataaacaaagaaataaataaaatcctttatgtAGCCTCCTCTTTGTCCTCCACCTCAGAGTGTTTCTTatctcttgcttttaaaaatagttttaccaCACATTTGTATCCTTAACATGTATTGCTTAGCGCTGCGTGATTTTGAATGGAATCGTACTACATGCAttctacagtttttttcttcacccattttcctGACTCATGCCTGTTGTCCTCAGCTAGATTCATTTTGACTGTTGGACAGTATTCAGTTCTACTTTTGGACATCTGggtgcttttgctttttgctgttACAAATAGTACTGCTGGGAACGTTTTTGTACATGTCTtctagggtttctttttttttttaacattttttttaaagttcatttattttgagagagagagagagggagggagagaatgagtggggggaggggcagagacagaggggaggggatctgaagcaggctctatgctgacagcacagagcccgatgcagggcccaaagTCATTAattatgagatcgtgacctgagcagcaagttggacacttaactaactgagccacccatgtgcccctcttcTGGGGTTCTTCAGTGTTTGTATCCCAGAGTCCTAGAGTATCAACCTTTTACATTCACACTAAACACATAAGTGTTTCTTATCATCTACAACATTTTATATTACCGGAAACCTTAATTTTTCCAATAGGATGAGTATGAAATGCTACCTCACTGTGActttgtgtttccttcttttcaaatatatattaactttcagggtttcattttctgtaaagtcaaaattttttgcctctttttctactgatcttttcttcctcataggtgggtatttttttaacagcacacatttttttttttttcagttaaataccttaaaatatcttcttaaaaGACAGAAGattatcattttattctctaAAGGTATTTTGATAAAGGCATTCTTAATCTTATAATCTAATCATGTTTTGCTCTCTACAATATCCTTCCCCAAAGATAATCTCCTTCATTatcttcttaaagttttattggtTGTCTTTTTAATGGACCTTTAATccaccttaatttttaaaaaaattttttaacatttatttatttttgagagacagagagagacagagcatgagcagggtaggggcagagagagaggagacagaatctgaagcaggctgtaggctctgagcaagctgtcagcacagagcctgatgcagggctcaaacccacaaactgtgagatcatgacctgagccgaagtcagatgctcaactgactgagccacccaggcgccctaatccACCTTAAGTTTTATATATGGTATGAGTAGAGGTCCAAGCTCATTTTTTCCTCATATAATCAACTGTCACTGTGGCACTTATGGACAAGTTCATCCTTTTCCCACTGATTAAAATGACTACTACTGTATTACCCAAagtaccccaaaacttagtggcttaaaacaacaaacattatctcacagtttctgagggtcaggaatccaAGAGCAGCTCAGCTAGGTGGTTCGAGCTCAGGATCTCTCATTAGGGTCTAGGGAAGATGTTAGTCATCTGAAGTCTTGACTGGGCTTAGAGGATCACCTTCCACGAAGGCTCACTTATGTAAAAGGCTATTCTGGAAGTCCCATGTCGTTATTGGCTGCTGGCAGAAGGCCTTAGTTCCTTACCATGTGGGCCTCTCCACAGGGCTGCTCACAACAGAGCAGCTAAACTTCCCAGAGCAGGTaacccaaaaaagagaaaagtcacagTGCCTCTCAGGACTTAATCTCCCAAGTACACAACATCCCTTTGGGTAATTCTATTTGTATACTTAAGTCCAGCCTACATTCAAGGGGAAGGGAATTGGGCTCTGTCTTTTTAAGGGAtgaatatcaaagaatttgtggacatattttaaaaataccaaagccATCATGAAGGCACCATAAACTTATTTCTAAGCGATTACACTGCCTTAATCATTTTATCTATCTTTGTGCaaaaatatcacatatatttacttataaattaa is a window encoding:
- the RNF168 gene encoding E3 ubiquitin-protein ligase RNF168; translation: MAVTQNAIPSLSECQCRICVEILIEPITLPCNHTLCNPCFQSTVEKASLCCPFCRRRVSSWTRYHTRRNSLVNMELWEIIQKHYPKECKLRVSGQESEEIVDDYQPVRLLSKPGELRREYEEEISKVEAERRASEEEENKASEAYIQRLLAEEEEEEKQQAEKRRREMEEQLKNDEELARKLSININNFCDGNVLASPLNSRKSDTVTTKSQKKSKNKQTNTGDIQKYLSPKSQFGSASQCEVVQESKKNSMSKETNGTIVNSPTRQDTEIEEDMPTLSPQIGMDVQEQGAKSSVESPMPQLYASGREWCLEAEVKMRPSNHDKELCVLNHEGPEARVPCSGETESACSISGMTQIIESNTVETENEDSCLLTSEDTSKRKNQESSFEAVRDPCISAKRRKMFPRASSDQEETEINFTQKLIDLERLLFERHKQEEQDRLLALQLQKQVDKEQMKPNRQKGSPDEYQLRPTSSPPDKLLNGQRKNSKHRNCKRQTDIEHSESRRGSKNENWQPSFKIQLKHSVNVNGRKMPNSSRDDCNVSKSAHSLQPSKSQKSIFQMFQRYTK